In one Thermaerobacter sp. PB12/4term genomic region, the following are encoded:
- a CDS encoding C39 family peptidase — MAGTTGLSTCPDVAAYYSDAFKSLNVAGISTTAWDRSIPWTDVKIDIDQNQPITASIQWRGKSSGHDFVIYGYYEDGVYKNVSYMDPWPTSAMWNWMPYSDFVSNESFYWKWTFMNNARR; from the coding sequence CACGACAGGGCTGTCTACCTGTCCCGATGTCGCTGCGTATTACTCCGACGCATTTAAATCTCTCAACGTCGCTGGTATCAGTACGACCGCATGGGATCGCAGTATACCGTGGACAGACGTTAAGATTGATATTGACCAAAATCAGCCCATCACGGCGAGTATCCAATGGAGGGGCAAGAGTAGTGGCCACGACTTTGTAATATATGGATACTACGAAGATGGCGTTTATAAAAACGTATCATATATGGATCCTTGGCCCACGTCGGCCATGTGGAACTGGATGCCATACAGCGACTTTGTTTCTAATGAAAGCTTTTACTGGAAATGGACCTTTATGAACAATGCCAGGAGGTGA